From the Lactuca sativa cultivar Salinas chromosome 9, Lsat_Salinas_v11, whole genome shotgun sequence genome, the window tgaaatggcgagaaatattatttcctttcattctttgtacaaacaaggttttaccttttcgtttgataatgaaagtggtggtattaatgctttctttaataatgttctttattttaaagcattaacttgtgatggtgtatatgaagatGTGtgggttgtagataacctaggaaataatgtggtgtgtattgattcttccactagtttggataaagcatcattatgacattgttgtcttggacatgtaagcaagaaacgcataggccaactccaagaggatggagtcttggagtcatttgacttaaaatcagatgatagttgtgaatcttgtttgcttgggaaaatgacaaagtcacccttcgctggtacttgtgctaggggcgatggtttgttggacctcatacattctgatgtgtgtggacccttcagaaccgccacaagagatgctaaccgcttctatgtgacttttactaatgatttgagtagatatggatatatctacttaatcaagcataagtcagagacctttgaaagattcaaagagtttaaacaggaagtggagaatcagttgggaaggaacattaagatgcttcgatccgatcgaggtggtgagtatcttagtacaaagttccttgactatcttaatgaatgtgggattatctcacaattgaaacctcccaggacaccacagcttactggtgtagctgagaggcacaatTGAAACTTGTTGGATATgatttgttccatgatgagtcgagcttcgctaccaatctcattatgggggtatgctttagagacttcctcccatatccttaatctagtccctacgaagaaggttgccaaaacacctcatgagatgtggaccgtAAAAGAGCTCAATCTgcaccacatcaagatttgggggttgcgaggcttttgtgtggcgtgagtctcatgataagctcgaacctcgaagtaagaggtgtattttcacatagatcctttggttacctcgtctacagacctagtgataatgtggtctttgtagcaaggagaggagtctttcgcgagagagagttcatgagccaaggaaacagtgggaggcaaattgaccttgaagaaattcaagagttaagtggtgaaggaacctcaaaccctagaaatcaacctgaggaggaaactcctattgatccGAAagaagagtctgtacctctgaatcgttccacgagagttaggaatacacctgagcattactatggtttccatattactgcggaaggtgatacacttatcagtgataggaCATTGGTAAGTctcgatgaacctaatagctacacggaagccatggcagcccctaaggctgctaaatggaaagaggctatggacaccGAGATACAatacatgtatgaaaatcaagtttggaacttggttgacaatgtaccaggtcctaaaacagttgggtgcaagtggatcttcaagaagaagaccaacatggatggtaatgtacacacttataaggcgtgactagttgcaaagggcgtttctcaaactcagggagttgattatgatgagaactTTTCACTAGTAGtgaagatcaagtctattagagttatgttagccattgcttcatttcatgattatgaaatatggcaaatggatgtcaaaaacaAATTCCctaaatggaaagttggttgaggatgtttacatgagttagctaGAGGGGTTTGTCAgtatagagtaccctaatagagtgtgtaagcttgagaaatccatctatggattaaagcaagcacctcgcatatggaatctttgtttcgatgagaaagtcaaatagtTTGTCTTTTCGAGAAGTGaatatgaatcttgtgtatatgtcaaggctagtgggaatatagttagctttttggtactatatgtggatgacatactactcataggaaatgacatcccaactctgcaggaagtgaatTCCTGGCTTaagaagtgtttcgctatgaaggaccttggaaaagctgcctatatcctagggataaggattttgagagacaggatcaaaagaataattggacttagtcagagtacctacttggagaaggtgatgaataggttcagcatgcaaaattccaagaaaggagagttgccaatccagagtaacgccagactgagtaagactcggaGTCCGattacagaggctgagatagtagaGATGAATGGAGTACTGTATGCTTCCGATGTagggtcgatcatgtatgctatgacttgtactcgtcctgatgtggcctttgcattgagcatggtcagcagatatcatggGAACCCTGGTAAGGatcactggactgtggtaaagaacattctcaaataCTTGCAGAgcactaaggactgggtccttaccctcggtgggagtgatgacttgagagtagtagggtacagtgatgctagctttcagactgataggataatttccgctctcagtcaggctgggcctttaccttaaacgaaggagcaatttcttggaaaagttccatgcaagagacggtggctgattcaatttgtgaatcagagtatatagcggcaagcgaggcagcaaaggaggctatatgtataaagaacttcattggagaccttggagttgtagcagctataaaggagcatatagagattttctgtgatagtgaaagtgcagttgcgttagccaaggaaccaaaggatcacgggagatccagacacatcgacaaaaaataccatttcaccagacatcgaatagaagaagaacTCCttatggcaaagagggtatcatcagatgagaacctggcaggtcccctcatgaagggactgggtagggttaagcatctccagcatgcgaggcgcatatggctgaaggatgatattagttttagtagttagatagctttgaaatgtgtaaaatgtaattgacatttgatgatgaataaaagttttgtctatttatgagtaaagtgttgctatcttttgtcaatcgtttactatcgtttcaatttttcatgttttgacttctagaataattatgttattgtatttcatattattcaaattctccacagtcggtcgtatgttggaagtagatatgaattaagacggTCATGTAGTtggttgtagatgtctaagatgttggacattgcAAAGTGtcgctacaacactcatgagtgctcataagttctgagtattggattcaacccacgctcactggtatcacttcatggaatttatctcgagtgatcgtgagacggtaatatcatataagtattcaaacctagagatatgaattgttgcctatgagttggttatacattgattgtacaaaaatgcattggtaactcgatattataaaacgtgcctttatgtatgattcaacaagtagtagaacaagcatatgagtcgaagtttatcggttccttcttggattagaagagatatctgggcccctctatgattttgtgttgacccatataccgggcccggtcagaactaagttgatgtgttcaattaagttctatgttaaacaaatcggaaatcgggaacaaactgctggacaataagtaagacattgttccatgtatttgttcggctgatatctagaacaaaggattatatgatcacttatcttaaatggcgtatcatcatcatctcagttccgcaagaccttgaaagagctacaattACTGATCGGTTCCTcaagtcattcttgcagttatagttattagacttatctaaatgggacactgttggattaggtttctaagttcataactatttctggaatgtacttgacccggttagcatggtccatttgggttgcacggtattgcaacacttggatagactaaatgagagaaaggaaacttaaggattattaatatattataagttctaatatattaataatattatttaatcagtattgatcaaagaattaattaagtaatcaaaaagagactaattaaatatatggggttgattgtgtaaatcatctattcttgtatagtgggctaatgatccatggtttgtatggattgggttaaaacccataaggtgctccatggatattccatggaggttacaaacccatggatcatggaatatggaaatccatgacaattaggtttacatggtgtaacacgACTTGTGCcataactatataaagacccctaggctaGCAAAATCAGCACTAGTACAAGAAcgaaagagggctagccgattttgaggtgttagtgaacttctctcaaggttattccaagtgtcgtggtgttgtgtgagacatttgaggcatcacacttgaggtgctaggctcacaaggttctcaaggaatccaaacaacaaaaagtATGTTTTTTCTTACTAgctttatgattaaaagttccccatgccatgctagttaggctaagaaccttggaaaaacaaatttgcatgtatcatagtaaaacatagatccaaggtttctaggtagaatgctcaaatcccttCAAAGTCTTCcctttgctaatgggcccaaGATCCAAGATAAAAGTCATTAATAGGCcgtatggcccaataaggcccaactaAAACAACTATGgcccaaaacataatatcagcCCAAAACTCTAAACGGGACTAGCCCCAACACTAAATAAGGCCCAATAAGATTACGAGCCTAAACAAAGCCCAAAACCCAACTGGGTGCATACACCTTATGTACCACTTCAGTACGCTCATCGTACTAGTCCCTTTAAGCAGTACATGCTGCTTACACAACACTACGCATGGCATACAGGCAAGTTAAGCACCAcgaccattaagtgcttaatatatTGCATTTCAACGTCCAATCTTAGATCTGAACTCATTAagacgtcctaaggcataaagttggcaactttatgcccttgcatgccaTAAGGGACCCCAAAACTTCATTCTTCACATTAGCACTTCATATAAGACCTGAAGCTCATGCATGGAAACTAGAAAACCCTCAAGATGGCACTTTTATGCATCTTGTAGGTTCAAAAAGCTCAGATCTATCCATCTTGTTCTCTAGAGTTGCTCAACTCACAAGAGAAATTCCGAGAACCAAAAAGGGACTCCATGGCAAGAACTTAGTAGAAACTAAAAAAAAAGATGACAAGGTTATAACTTTATACATGTAGAAGTTCCCCAAGATGAACTTGATGCTAGATCTAGAAGCTCAAAGACACCAAAAGCTTGTTCACCACCCTCTCCATCTTGAATGCTCTCTAAAATGGCCACCAACACACCTTCTAAGCTCAATAATCACACTCACAAGGAAATCTAAGGTTAAGGGATGAAATGAGGCTATGGAGGctgattagggtttggtccaaacgACTTAAGTACATTTAAAGGGTTTTGTCCATCTGCCACATACGCCCTGCATACCAACTTGTACACCTCGCGTACGTGGTGCACCTTCACGATCTTTCCACcttggtacgctaagcgtacccataAGTACGTTCATCGTACGAAAGGGACCAATATTGCAAAGAAAAATCATTTCAAGGGCATAAAGGGTAATTACCTGGATTGGAGTGTTACATTGGAAATCCAGTCTACGATAATCCAAAAGGACACTTGTGTATCTAGGCACTGAAACACAAACCAAATTGCCAGAGAATTTTGAGTATTTGTTTAGAAGACGAAGAGATGAGAAAAAGGTTCTATATATGGCTCAACAGAAGAGTCATACATTTACATGACAAACTAGGGTTAATCTTCTAAATTAGTTATGCAAATCTCAAAATTTAAGGCATAATCAATGTTTACCAAAACTAACAAGATATGTATGGCTCAAAAGCGGGACCACCACTAGGCCCGCAATCCATATGACTCTGCAAAGGGTTGCAACCCCCTTGACCCCCGTGTTTCTGTCGTATTAACTTATAATTCGATCTTATATATGCATGGACTCCATATTCTCCAAACATATAATATACAGTACAAACAATAAACCCCTTAGCCCACATGTTAGTTCCAATTGCACAAAATGTTGTATGACACTAAAATCCTCAACATGTCATATTATGGAGATTTCGTGAAACAAACAAAAATACATTACAATTCCTTAAGGTTCTTTTTGTATACTCCATGTTCCTTAAAATCCATCTTCCTTATgttatactaggcgaatgcccgcgcgttgcgcagaaacacttatatagttgaagtttatacaaatatatgttttctatttaaatataacaataacattgttgttaaatttgatataataattttttataataaattgatataatatattgattattttgaattatatgatcatatatacatctattataacttcatgatcgcaatcgtttgaatgacttctacctgcgagttacacatgaataaaattaaatataatatatggtttaatgtggtttatagttgttgttattattaattaattttttaaaaatttatttgcttaatgttttaatttttatcattataattatttaaaacatcaaacattattttttgattttaaatgtaacaatataatcatttatatagagttatttttaacaattgttattgtaacttattttaatctacttatttggaaacttttaaggATTATAAATAtacatttagaaaatattttagttaaattgagattacaatttagtttttattcatttatcactataatttatcacttttaactatttaaaaaatattctttggtttttttagtggaactgaaatttatatttaagttgacattgtaatgcgtagaaacacctatatagttgaagtctatacaaatatatgttttctttttaaatataacaataacgttgttgttaaattcgatataataatttttattctaaattgatataatataatgattattttgaattatatgatcatatatacatctattataacttcataatctcaatcgtttgaatgaattctactcgcgagttacacatgaataaaattaaatataatttaaggTTAAATAGTATTTATAGTTGCTGTTATTGTTagctttttttaaaatttatttgcttaatgttttaattgctatcattataattatttaaaacatcaaacattattttttgattttaaaggtaacaatataatcatttatatagagttattttttactattgttattgtaagttattttaaattacttatttgaaaacttttaacgattataaaaatatgagtagtaaatattttagttaaattgagattacaattgaGTTTTTGCATTTATTACTATAATTTAtcgcttttaactatttacaaaatattttttagttttttaagtggaactgaaatttatatttaaattgacattataatgttatatttaagttaacaatttaagtattttgtccaaactgttcaaaagttgtagctttaaactgataatggtttacatataacaatatattaaatctaataaattaagtataatatgttaaaagttaaagacataactttataagtaatagtaaatatattattttaaaattgaaatttagttcatttatgattacactttaggtttgatatttatttaaccttattaaccaacttataatcattattagaaagacactacaatttatcatttttatctatttacaaaatattctttgggttgtttaagttaaaactaaaatttatatttaaattggccctgtaatgttatatttaaattaataatttaagtattttatacaaattgttccaaaattgtatctttaaaatgataatgatttacatccaacaatatattaaaactaataaattaagtataatatgttataagttaaaaaacataattttattagtaaaagtaaatatattattttaatattgaaatttagtttatatatgattacattttaggtttgatatttatttaacctaattaaccaaattataattattattagaaagaaattgaaaaatcatgggtgtttcaaatgaatgtggtgaaaggaaatatagatgagagtttcaaataaatatggtgcaaggaaaaatgtttcctttataagtatataatgatttTAAATTGTGATGCATTTATGGAATGTGTAGTGTTTCCTACCAGGAAAAAATAAGTCTAGATTCCATTCATAAATTTGTCGGGTTGTTCAAATCAAGTTATCCCATCTGTAATAAACTGCAAACATTATAAGTCTTTGTAACTTATATGTATTTGTTTATAACAAAAAAGCAGAAGGAGAAATCTATGAAACTTCTCACAAAAGGATGACATTGGTACCCAAATTTATTTTGATCAAGCAGTCAATCCTTCTCTAGATGACTCTTGATGAGCTTCTTACAACAAATCCCAAGTTACATTTTGTAGCAACACCAAGCCTAGCACATCTTGTAGCAACACCTAGCACAAACGTCATACTTTCTTTTATTGTAATTACAACTTTGTACAAAAGCCTATAGCAACACCAAGCCATAgttctttttattttaattacaACTTTGTACACAAATCTATAGCAAGACCAAGCCATAGTTTGCCTGTTACATATCCTACTGTCAAGATACATCATCATATAAAGACACTTTATTCAAACTCGCCGCAAGTTTTTTCGCTAGTTATAATCAAACAACTTATACATGTCCATACAATAATCTCAAAGCAAACCGGAAAAATGAACGTTGTTTGTTTGAAATAGAATaaacaaattgaaaaaaaaatcttttgttATGACCTTAAAATAAACCTTTCTATTAAAAAGATTTTATTGTGGATGTTTTAAAAATAGAAGATAATAAATGTGGAGTtgttaaaaaacatatataattCGGGATAGAGGATAATTAAGTAAAATAACAATAATTTAAATGTATAATGGAAAGGCACATATAGAAAAGCTTGTGGAAAATATGTCATTAACTTGGTGAAAACACAAGCAAAATCAATCTTATCATGTAGATGGATGGTGTCACTTATAGCACAATGATATATTTCCGATCAATAATTTCTTttattcaattattattattattattattattattattattgaaattGTTTCTTAAATTTTTATCTATTTTAGTCCTTGGACTGTTGTTTTTTTGGCAGAACTGGTCCCTATACTTTGGCAATTTTGGTCCTCATTTTTTAgcaattttgacacttttggtccttgtcattgatatttttacatttttagaaaccttttaatatttaaagtttgactACAAAACTTTAACAGTTTGACAACTTTGTTCCCTTTTCTATTTAGGaaacttttaatatttaaagtttgaccacaaaactttaacggtttgacaactttggtccttattttttagccattttgaaacttttggtcattgtaatcgatatttttatattttttaggaaccttttaatatttaaagtttgaccacaaaactttaacggtttgacaactttgatcattTTTCTATTTAGGAACTTTTTAATATTTAATGTTtaaccacaaaactttaacggtttgacaactttggtcctcattttttagctattttgacacttttggtccttataatcgatttttttatattttttaggaacctttttatatttaaagtttgaccacaaaactttaacggtttgacaactttgatcttttttctatttaggaacctttcaatatttaaagtttgaccaCAAAAATTTAACGGTtcgacaactttgatcccttttctacAAACTTGCTAATTCCTACCGctttaattctttagccattttcACACTTCTGAtccttgcagtcaaaacttttacattttttcataaaaacatgaaaaaaaacggTCCGGGGCGAAGCCCGGACTTGTCATCTTTGCACTTTTTACATCTGTAATATTTATCAATTCGGAAACAACATTGAAAGCTTCTGGCCCTCACATAGCgggggtaacctttctagttattattattattattattattattattattattattattattattattattattattattattattattattattacgtaGAAAACAATCCTTATAAGtatattaataaatttaaaagAAAGACAAGAGACGAGGAATCGATCCACAAAAAACCAACACCCAACGACCAACTCTAAATTTACGTTCCAAAATTTCCTTGAGGTCATATTCAACTAATTTTGCTACAAGGTCTAAATTGCATTACAATTTACTAAGAATAAATATGAAAACACATATACCAAATTAAACAACACGTTCTATTTTCTATTTCTGAAAGGGAAGAATTCGTTTTTGGAACGGAACCATTATTAAAGCAAATGCAGCAACATTTGTGTTGACgaatataaaatatttatttagaaAATGACTGAAACAGAAAAAGGAaaaacaaaagacaaaaaaaGCTGAAAAGTGACAGGTGTCATTACAATGACAGGAAGCAATAAGAACTGGCCACGTAAGCTAGTGCTTGTCCAGTCACCATAACTCTCCTACGGACCCCCACTAAAGTTTTTCACTACTTTTCCTTTTCCTTATTAAATGCTTTGCATCATCATTCCTCTCCCTTTCTTCCTCAAAGAGAatctctctctccttctctctttctctctctctctcccacaaGCAAAAATGGCTTCTACTGAAGCAGAAGAACCATCACAATCCTTCAAAACCAAGGTAGCATatcgtcgtcatcatcatcatcatcatcatacgattgttatgatcaattcatgTTTACTAACTTTCATTTTTGTATCTTTATTTGTCTGTAGACATCGGTTTTAAGAGTCTCCATACACTGTCAAGGCTGCAAACGCAAAGTCCAGAAGCTTCTTCAATCTGTTCCAGGTATCtttctcttttttgtttttctctttcgATCTCGTGATTGTATGAATTAGAAGCTGATGTTTTGAGTTTTGTGATTCCAGGAGTTCAGGAAATTCGTATTGAAGCGAAACTACAAAGGGTTGAGGTAACTGGGGATGTTTCGGCGGAGACTTTACTGAGGAAACTGGTAAAAGCAGGGAAGCATGCGGAGTTATGGCCGGAAAAGCCACCTGAGATTCGTGTGAAGGAAACTGAAAAACCAACCACCACCAGCCAAGGGAGTGTGAGTGAAGAGTCTCCTGTTTCTGTTAAAGAAATAAAGCCACCAACGACTAAAACGGAAAACCCTGTTGAAGATCCAAAGAAAGTTAGTAAAACCGCCGCTCCTGGGGGTGGAGAACCGGCGGTTAGCGGTGGAAAGGGTGATGAAAGTGTAGGTAAAAGTGAAGGTGGGAAAGAGTCAGCTGAGGTAAAAGCTGAAGAGAAGAAACCAGAGACCGGAGCAGCGAGTAACCAAGCTTCTCAACCGGCGAGTGAGAAGAAGGAAGAGCAAAACGAGAAAGACggcggaggtggtggtggtggtggtgaagggaagaagaaaaagaaaaagaaagcgcAAAATAGTGATAAAAATGGATCATCAAGTGGCCAACCGCCATCAAATGGGAGATCAgttaatggtggtggtggtggcggtggtagcCCACCGCCAACTAGACCTCCAACCAATCCAAGTCCTCCACGACATAATGGGTATCAATATCCGCCACCTCATTACTATACGCCGCCACCAGCTCCGGTGTACACTGTCAGCTACAACACGGCTCAACCTCCGGTGAACAGCTATACGGCGTCGTATTACACACCCCCACCACCGCAATCGTATGCCTACTCGCATTTCAGTTCACAGATGGCTCCACCGCCATATGTACCACCGGATTATGATTCGTATAGGCAGCAGCCATCGGATTCATTTGAGATGTTTAGTGATGAAAATCCAAACGGGTGTTTggttatgtaattatcttatactGCTTGTATGAGGGATTAAAATTTTC encodes:
- the LOC111884525 gene encoding heavy metal-associated isoprenylated plant protein 35, giving the protein MLCIIIPLPFFLKENLSLLLSFSLSLPQAKMASTEAEEPSQSFKTKTSVLRVSIHCQGCKRKVQKLLQSVPGVQEIRIEAKLQRVEVTGDVSAETLLRKLVKAGKHAELWPEKPPEIRVKETEKPTTTSQGSVSEESPVSVKEIKPPTTKTENPVEDPKKVSKTAAPGGGEPAVSGGKGDESVGKSEGGKESAEVKAEEKKPETGAASNQASQPASEKKEEQNEKDGGGGGGGGEGKKKKKKKAQNSDKNGSSSGQPPSNGRSVNGGGGGGGSPPPTRPPTNPSPPRHNGYQYPPPHYYTPPPAPVYTVSYNTAQPPVNSYTASYYTPPPPQSYAYSHFSSQMAPPPYVPPDYDSYRQQPSDSFEMFSDENPNGCLVM